From Burkholderia savannae, a single genomic window includes:
- a CDS encoding LysE/ArgO family amino acid transporter — MNWIAFSHGAMLCASLIVTIGAQNAFILRQGIMRSHVGKIVLLCTLSDMLLIGAGVGGASVLVERYPTFVHAVLYVGLAYLAWFGLSALRRAFKPGHGTLDATGAAVAPPAQRAWPIVLMTLAFTWLNPHVYLDTFLLIGTAGAREPEGARSAFAIGAMAVSAIWFVALGYGARLLAPWFKRALAWRVLDGAIGGMVLFLAAVQLR; from the coding sequence ATGAACTGGATCGCTTTTTCCCACGGCGCGATGCTGTGCGCATCGCTCATCGTCACCATCGGCGCGCAGAACGCGTTCATCCTCCGGCAAGGAATCATGCGCTCGCACGTCGGCAAGATCGTGCTGCTCTGCACGCTGTCGGACATGCTCCTGATCGGCGCGGGCGTCGGCGGCGCATCGGTGCTCGTCGAGCGTTATCCGACCTTCGTTCACGCGGTGCTGTACGTCGGCCTCGCGTATCTTGCGTGGTTCGGCCTGAGCGCGCTGCGCCGCGCGTTCAAGCCCGGGCACGGGACGCTCGACGCAACGGGCGCGGCCGTCGCGCCGCCCGCGCAGCGCGCATGGCCGATCGTGCTGATGACGCTCGCGTTCACGTGGCTCAATCCGCACGTCTATCTCGACACGTTCCTCTTGATCGGCACGGCGGGCGCGCGCGAACCGGAAGGCGCGCGCAGCGCGTTCGCGATCGGCGCGATGGCGGTCAGCGCGATCTGGTTCGTCGCGCTCGGCTACGGCGCGCGATTGCTCGCGCCGTGGTTCAAGCGGGCGCTCGCATGGCGCGTGCTCGACGGCGCGATCGGCGGCATGGTGCTGTTTCTCGCCGCGGTGCAATTGAGGTGA
- a CDS encoding LysR family transcriptional regulator ArgP, producing the protein MIDYALLDALAEVIRHGSFERAAKALNVSPSAVSQRVKLLEERVGSVLVKRGQPCVATTSGALLCRHTERVRMLEAELSAHVPGFAGAATGPWPTLRVAVNDDSVATWFVDAVGPFCAESGTLLDLVIDDQDYTAERIRDGSVQGAVTALAEPIQGCRSTRLGRMRYHAVCSPAFHARYFGNGVNRDALRHAPCVMFNPKDSLQARFIRRVTRVDLDPPQHWIPHVAGYLRACEAGLGWGMCPERMVERQIAAGELVDLSEGRSIDVELYWQSWRLSIGWLDEFSAALKASAAQFLD; encoded by the coding sequence ATGATCGACTACGCGTTGCTCGATGCGCTCGCCGAAGTGATCCGCCACGGCTCGTTCGAGCGGGCGGCGAAAGCGCTCAATGTGTCGCCTTCCGCGGTGTCGCAGCGCGTGAAGCTGCTGGAGGAGCGAGTGGGCAGCGTGCTCGTCAAGCGCGGGCAGCCGTGCGTCGCGACGACGTCGGGCGCGCTGCTGTGCCGCCACACCGAGCGCGTGCGCATGCTCGAAGCCGAATTGTCGGCGCACGTGCCCGGATTCGCCGGCGCGGCAACGGGGCCGTGGCCGACGCTGCGCGTCGCCGTCAACGACGACAGCGTCGCGACCTGGTTCGTCGATGCGGTCGGCCCGTTTTGCGCGGAGAGCGGCACGCTGCTCGATCTCGTGATCGACGATCAGGACTACACCGCCGAGCGGATTCGCGACGGCAGCGTGCAGGGCGCGGTGACGGCGCTCGCCGAGCCGATCCAGGGCTGCCGTTCGACGCGCCTCGGCCGGATGCGCTATCACGCGGTGTGCTCGCCCGCGTTCCACGCGCGCTATTTCGGCAACGGCGTCAACCGCGACGCGCTGCGGCACGCGCCGTGCGTGATGTTCAATCCGAAGGACAGCCTGCAGGCGCGCTTCATCCGGCGCGTGACGCGCGTGGATCTCGATCCGCCGCAGCACTGGATTCCGCACGTCGCGGGCTACCTGCGCGCGTGCGAGGCGGGGCTCGGCTGGGGCATGTGTCCGGAGCGGATGGTCGAGCGTCAGATCGCCGCGGGCGAGCTCGTCGATTTGTCGGAGGGAAGAAGCATCGACGTCGAGCTCTACTGGCAGAGCTGGCGATTGTCGATCGGCTGGCTGGACGAGTTTAGCGCGGCGCTCAAGGCGAGCGCCGCGCAGTTTCTGGATTGA
- the fnr gene encoding fumarate/nitrate reduction transcriptional regulator Fnr has protein sequence MLTPVARPAAAAAPVHATSTWAPRQAAHCSTCAMRHLCMPQGLAPEALARLESVICSARPVRRGETLFREGDSFDNLYAVRSGSLKTIATRHDGREQVTGLHLAGEALGLDGICDDAHPRTAVALEDSSVCVIPYSALKTLCSEAGTMQLRMHKLMSEQIVRETSQTMVLGSLNAEERVAAFLLDVSSRYMKRGYSPNEFNLRMTREDIGSYLGMTLETVSRTLSKFHKRGLIEMQGRTVRIVDFDGLHRL, from the coding sequence ATGCTTACGCCCGTCGCCCGACCCGCCGCCGCCGCGGCTCCCGTCCATGCCACCAGCACGTGGGCGCCGCGCCAGGCCGCACACTGCTCGACGTGCGCGATGCGCCACCTCTGCATGCCCCAGGGGCTCGCGCCCGAAGCGCTCGCGCGCCTCGAATCCGTGATCTGCAGCGCCCGCCCGGTTCGACGCGGCGAGACGCTGTTCCGCGAAGGCGACTCGTTCGACAACCTGTACGCGGTCCGCTCGGGATCGCTGAAAACCATCGCGACGCGCCATGACGGCCGCGAACAGGTCACCGGCCTGCACCTCGCGGGCGAAGCCCTCGGCCTCGACGGCATCTGCGACGACGCGCATCCGCGCACCGCGGTCGCGCTCGAGGACAGCTCGGTCTGCGTGATCCCGTACAGCGCGCTGAAGACGCTGTGCTCGGAAGCCGGCACGATGCAGTTGCGCATGCACAAGCTGATGAGCGAGCAGATCGTTCGCGAAACGTCGCAGACGATGGTGCTCGGCTCGCTGAACGCCGAGGAGCGCGTCGCGGCGTTCCTGCTCGACGTGTCGTCGCGCTACATGAAGCGCGGCTATTCGCCGAACGAATTCAACCTGCGGATGACGCGCGAGGACATCGGCAGCTATCTCGGCATGACGCTCGAGACGGTCAGCCGCACGCTGTCGAAGTTCCACAAGCGCGGCCTGATCGAGATGCAGGGCCGGACGGTGCGCATCGTCGATTTCGACGGCCTGCATCGCCTGTAA
- a CDS encoding universal stress protein: MYQRILVAVDGSETARHAFDAALGIARTSGAELQPFYVVENAAIYYNVPGYDPSILRTQLLQQGNDLAKEFAQKMHEAGVKGALKIGEATSLADVPSLIVEGAKAFGADLLVLGTHGRRGFKRLVLGSVAEQCVRHSALPVLLIPAAAHPEDREH, encoded by the coding sequence ATGTATCAGCGCATTCTTGTCGCAGTCGACGGCAGCGAAACGGCACGCCACGCATTCGACGCGGCGCTCGGCATCGCCAGGACGAGCGGCGCGGAGCTGCAGCCCTTCTACGTCGTGGAGAACGCCGCGATCTACTACAACGTGCCCGGCTACGATCCGTCGATCCTGCGCACGCAACTGCTTCAGCAGGGCAACGATCTGGCGAAGGAATTCGCGCAGAAGATGCACGAAGCCGGCGTGAAGGGCGCGCTGAAGATCGGCGAGGCGACGTCGCTCGCCGACGTGCCGTCGCTCATCGTCGAAGGCGCGAAAGCGTTCGGCGCGGACTTGCTCGTGCTCGGCACGCATGGCCGCCGCGGTTTCAAGCGGCTCGTGCTCGGCAGCGTCGCCGAACAGTGCGTGCGGCACTCGGCGCTGCCCGTGCTGCTGATCCCGGCCGCCGCGCATCCGGAAGATCGGGAACACTGA